One Phycisphaeraceae bacterium DNA window includes the following coding sequences:
- the gap gene encoding type I glyceraldehyde-3-phosphate dehydrogenase: MAIKIAINGFGRIGRLVYRIAMEQGGFEVVGVNDLVPSDNLAYLLRYDTCHGRFSHAVETRDDGFACRGIVTRCLSEKDPSKLPWGSLGAAYVLESTGLFTEAEKARLHIDAGARRVLISAPTKSEKEVPTIVYKVNHLTYDPSKHTVVSNASCTTNCLAPVAKVILQNFGIEEGLMTTVHAVTATQPTQDGPSKKDWRGGRNAYQNIIPSSTGAAKAAALCIPELKGKLTGMSFRVPTANVSAVDLTFRTSRPTSLAEINVAMKSAAEGEMSGVLGYTDDEVVSCDFMSDPRSSIFDAKAGIQLNDRFFKVVSWYDNEYGYAARCVDMLRLMAERDGVK; encoded by the coding sequence ATGGCCATCAAGATCGCCATCAACGGATTCGGTCGAATCGGTCGCCTCGTCTATCGCATCGCCATGGAGCAGGGGGGATTTGAAGTGGTCGGTGTTAACGACCTGGTGCCATCGGACAACCTTGCGTACCTTCTTCGTTACGACACCTGCCATGGCCGCTTTTCCCACGCGGTTGAGACCCGGGACGACGGCTTCGCATGCCGCGGTATCGTCACTCGCTGCCTGAGCGAGAAGGACCCATCGAAACTGCCATGGGGCTCGCTCGGTGCCGCGTATGTCCTTGAGAGCACGGGGCTCTTCACCGAGGCGGAGAAGGCCCGGCTGCACATCGACGCGGGTGCGCGTCGGGTGCTGATCTCGGCACCGACCAAGAGTGAGAAGGAGGTTCCGACCATTGTGTACAAGGTCAATCACCTCACCTATGACCCGTCGAAGCACACCGTGGTGTCCAACGCGAGTTGCACCACCAACTGCTTGGCGCCGGTGGCCAAGGTCATTCTTCAGAACTTCGGAATCGAAGAGGGCCTGATGACCACCGTGCACGCGGTCACCGCGACGCAGCCGACGCAGGACGGCCCAAGCAAGAAGGATTGGCGCGGCGGGCGCAATGCCTATCAGAACATCATCCCGTCAAGCACCGGAGCGGCCAAGGCAGCGGCGCTCTGCATTCCTGAACTCAAGGGGAAACTGACCGGAATGTCGTTCCGTGTTCCTACGGCGAATGTCAGTGCGGTCGATCTGACCTTTCGGACCTCCAGGCCGACCTCGCTCGCGGAGATCAATGTCGCGATGAAGTCTGCCGCCGAGGGGGAGATGAGCGGCGTGCTGGGATACACCGACGATGAAGTCGTCTCGTGCGACTTCATGAGCGATCCGCGCAGCTCCATCTTCGACGCCAAGGCCGGGATCCAGCTCAACGATCGGTTCTTCAAGGTCGTGAGCTGGTACGACAATGAGTACGGCTACGCCGCGCGCTGTGTGGACATGCTCCGATTGATGGCCGAGCGCGACGGCGTGAAGTGA
- a CDS encoding integrase core domain-containing protein, whose translation MQTAFPLYRRLMAVLAGSRRSDLRQQVEFLKAENEILRRRLPTRIRTTVRERRRLIKLGRAVGPALASIITIVSPATFRRWVLSRRSHSSRPHELGEFARKPGRPRTPQAIRALILRMARETEWGQTRITGELRKLGFSQVSRSTVRSILREAGVPPRRLGAGGTWSKFLRQHARTLWACDFVATRIVTWRGVKDAFLLVFLHIGTRRMLLSPSTTAPTEEWVARETETFLQVIQSMDEPANILIRDRDTKFGPMFDAVLEDHRARAKVLPPRSPNLNAHVERAIQTLRRECLDHFIILGCRHMNALTQEYALHYNRERPHASLDHRTPSGPTPERLARNDEPRVVCHTRLGGVVQHYCRKAA comes from the coding sequence ATGCAGACCGCGTTTCCGCTCTACCGTCGGCTGATGGCGGTGCTCGCCGGATCTCGTCGAAGCGACCTCCGCCAACAGGTGGAGTTCCTGAAGGCCGAGAACGAAATCCTGCGACGCCGCCTGCCAACACGGATTCGAACCACCGTTCGCGAGCGGCGGCGATTGATCAAGCTGGGCAGGGCCGTTGGCCCAGCACTCGCGAGCATCATCACGATCGTCTCACCAGCAACTTTCCGGCGATGGGTCCTCAGCCGCCGGAGTCACAGTAGCCGTCCCCATGAACTCGGCGAGTTTGCTCGGAAGCCGGGGCGCCCCCGCACCCCGCAGGCCATCCGCGCACTCATCCTACGAATGGCACGAGAGACCGAGTGGGGACAGACTCGCATCACAGGTGAGCTGCGGAAACTGGGCTTCTCGCAGGTCTCCAGATCGACCGTGCGATCGATCCTGCGCGAGGCGGGTGTCCCGCCTCGACGGCTCGGAGCCGGGGGAACTTGGTCGAAGTTCCTTCGTCAGCATGCTCGCACGCTGTGGGCCTGTGACTTCGTGGCGACCCGCATCGTCACATGGCGGGGAGTGAAGGATGCGTTCCTGCTGGTGTTTCTTCACATTGGAACTCGACGGATGCTGCTGTCTCCATCGACGACAGCTCCGACCGAAGAGTGGGTCGCCCGCGAGACCGAGACCTTTCTCCAAGTGATTCAGTCGATGGACGAACCGGCCAACATCTTGATTCGAGACCGCGACACCAAGTTCGGTCCGATGTTTGACGCGGTCCTCGAGGATCATCGTGCTCGAGCCAAGGTTCTCCCGCCGCGCTCGCCTAACCTGAACGCTCATGTGGAACGCGCCATTCAGACGCTTCGCCGCGAGTGTCTCGATCACTTCATCATTCTTGGATGCCGACACATGAATGCGCTGACCCAGGAGTATGCGCTGCACTACAACCGGGAGCGCCCTCACGCGTCTTTGGACCATCGAACGCCCAGCGGGCCGACGCCTGAACGACTCGCTCGAAACGACGAGCCGCGTGTGGTCTGTCACACGCGGCTCGGTGGCGTTGTTCAACACTACTGTCGGAAGGCTGCCTAA
- a CDS encoding recombinase family protein — protein MSGRRRKQTAGTAEPKASIRCAIYTRKSSDEGLDQEFNSLDAQRESAEAFIASQKAEGWTCVADRYDDGGFSGGSMERPALDRLLRDIEAGKVDCVVVYKVDRLSRSLMDFARIMEAFDRKGVSFVSVTQQFNTTSSMGRLTLNILLSFAQFEREIIGERIRDKIAAQKRRGKWAGGTPVLGYDVDRSGPSPRLAVNTSEALRVRQIFEMYLDKGSLLPVVSELARRQWPNKRRVTKKGQTLGGRPFNKATLYQTLTNPIYVGKIVHKSTAYDGEHESIVSTDIFDRVQALLKLNGRSGSVEVRNKYGALLRGLLRCKCCGYSMTHTFTGGRKNRSYRYYRCVKAIKSGSGVCPSGTLPAAEIERVVVDEVRSLATDRALLTRVLADAQSMMAAELEGLTAEHNTLRSEIARHHRALQELAVNGSASAETTARIADLHERIADAQRRLPPLDARIAEVGHNSISRDEAEAAFADFDELWRNLIPREQARLLKLLISTVDYDAKSASIAVTFRPTGIRSLIARRLEEAA, from the coding sequence ATGAGCGGCCGTCGTCGGAAACAGACTGCCGGGACCGCGGAGCCGAAAGCCAGCATCCGGTGTGCCATCTACACCCGCAAGTCGAGCGACGAGGGCCTTGATCAGGAGTTCAACTCGCTCGACGCCCAGCGCGAAAGCGCCGAGGCGTTCATCGCCAGCCAGAAGGCTGAGGGGTGGACCTGCGTTGCCGATCGATACGACGACGGCGGATTCTCCGGCGGGAGCATGGAGCGTCCGGCGCTCGATCGCCTCCTCCGCGACATTGAGGCCGGGAAGGTCGACTGCGTGGTGGTCTACAAGGTCGATCGCCTCAGCCGCTCGCTGATGGACTTCGCCCGCATCATGGAGGCGTTCGACCGCAAGGGCGTGTCGTTCGTCTCGGTCACCCAGCAGTTCAACACCACCAGCTCGATGGGTCGGCTCACGCTCAACATCCTGCTCTCCTTCGCCCAGTTCGAGCGGGAGATCATCGGCGAGCGCATCCGCGACAAGATCGCGGCGCAGAAGCGCAGGGGGAAGTGGGCAGGCGGAACGCCCGTCCTTGGCTACGACGTGGACCGTAGCGGCCCAAGCCCGCGGCTGGCGGTCAACACGAGTGAAGCACTACGAGTCCGACAGATCTTCGAGATGTACCTCGACAAGGGCTCGCTCCTCCCGGTCGTCAGCGAGCTTGCACGGCGGCAGTGGCCCAACAAGCGCCGCGTGACGAAGAAGGGTCAGACCCTCGGTGGCCGACCGTTCAACAAGGCGACGCTCTACCAGACGCTCACAAACCCAATCTACGTCGGCAAGATCGTCCACAAGAGCACCGCCTACGACGGCGAGCACGAATCGATCGTCAGTACCGACATCTTCGACCGCGTGCAGGCGCTGCTCAAACTGAACGGCCGCAGCGGCAGCGTCGAAGTCCGCAACAAATACGGAGCGCTCCTGCGAGGCCTGCTGCGGTGCAAGTGCTGCGGCTATTCGATGACGCACACGTTCACCGGTGGACGGAAGAACAGGTCGTACCGCTACTACCGCTGCGTCAAAGCCATCAAGAGCGGAAGCGGAGTCTGCCCATCAGGCACACTGCCCGCCGCCGAGATCGAACGGGTGGTGGTCGATGAAGTCCGATCGCTGGCCACTGATCGTGCTCTGCTGACGCGCGTGCTTGCCGATGCGCAGTCGATGATGGCGGCGGAACTCGAAGGACTGACGGCGGAACACAACACGCTCCGCAGCGAGATCGCTCGACACCATCGTGCGCTGCAGGAACTCGCTGTGAACGGATCGGCCTCAGCCGAGACCACGGCGCGCATCGCCGACCTGCACGAACGGATCGCCGATGCACAGCGTCGCCTGCCTCCACTCGACGCCCGTATCGCCGAGGTCGGCCACAACTCGATCAGCCGAGATGAAGCAGAAGCGGCATTCGCTGACTTCGACGAGCTCTGGCGGAACCTGATCCCACGCGAGCAGGCCCGACTGCTCAAGCTCCTGATCTCCACCGTCGACTACGACGCCAAGAGCGCCAGCATCGCGGTCACGTTCCGGCCAACCGGCATCCGCTCCCTGATTGCCCGGCGTCTGGAGGAAGCCGCATGA
- a CDS encoding DUF2924 domain-containing protein, translating into MPESIERQINVLERMTTTELVERFAEVHGYPCRTRHRTYLIRKIAWRIQANAEGDLSERARRRAAELANDAEVRVMAPKSMIAPPQPGPSTTVHRRTRGEDHEDPRIPPAGSAIVRQYKGRTIRVVVLPRGEGFEFEGERFRTLTAVAKRITGSHMNGFRFFRLPSAEAKR; encoded by the coding sequence ATGCCAGAGTCCATCGAGAGACAGATCAACGTGCTGGAGCGCATGACCACGACGGAGCTCGTCGAGCGCTTCGCAGAGGTGCACGGCTACCCCTGCCGCACACGGCACCGGACGTACCTCATTCGCAAGATCGCCTGGCGGATTCAGGCCAACGCCGAGGGCGACCTCAGCGAGCGGGCCAGACGCCGCGCCGCGGAGCTCGCCAACGACGCCGAGGTTCGGGTCATGGCCCCGAAGTCCATGATCGCACCACCCCAGCCGGGACCGAGCACAACGGTCCATCGCCGGACGCGCGGTGAGGACCACGAAGATCCGCGCATCCCGCCCGCGGGGTCGGCGATCGTCCGCCAGTACAAGGGGCGCACGATCCGCGTGGTGGTCCTCCCGCGCGGCGAAGGCTTCGAGTTCGAGGGTGAACGCTTCCGCACCCTGACCGCGGTGGCCAAGCGGATCACCGGCAGCCACATGAACGGCTTCCGGTTCTTCCGGCTGCCGTCCGCCGAGGCGAAGCGATGA
- a CDS encoding PEP-CTERM sorting domain-containing protein (PEP-CTERM proteins occur, often in large numbers, in the proteomes of bacteria that also encode an exosortase, a predicted intramembrane cysteine proteinase. The presence of a PEP-CTERM domain at a protein's C-terminus predicts cleavage within the sorting domain, followed by covalent anchoring to some some component of the (usually Gram-negative) cell surface. Many PEP-CTERM proteins exhibit an unusual sequence composition that includes large numbers of potential glycosylation sites. Expression of one such protein has been shown restore the ability of a bacterium to form floc, a type of biofilm.) encodes MNQSLSSRGIGMAAAACVMSIGASLANASVTLPIAVYNNAGGASLSGLNVTVNISDGGSFALFSIQNNSSGLNAAAVVTGIYFESTAFSSAFLGAGVLDAPFMTGVNYSPGATPGNPAGGMSPSWGGNKFTAGPASPPTANGVNSGEEVGVRFAYLGGMDFATLTTALVTDPSLFRVAMHIQSVGFDAQSVWGITVPAPGALALLGAAGGLSLRRRRA; translated from the coding sequence ATGAACCAGTCGCTGTCCAGTCGGGGGATCGGGATGGCCGCCGCGGCGTGCGTGATGTCGATCGGGGCCAGCCTTGCCAACGCTTCGGTCACTCTGCCGATTGCCGTCTACAACAACGCGGGTGGCGCGTCCCTGTCGGGACTGAATGTCACCGTCAACATCTCAGACGGCGGTTCGTTCGCGCTCTTCAGCATTCAGAACAACTCAAGTGGATTGAACGCGGCGGCCGTGGTCACGGGGATCTACTTCGAGTCCACCGCCTTCTCTTCGGCGTTCCTTGGGGCGGGCGTGCTCGATGCTCCCTTCATGACGGGCGTGAATTACTCGCCAGGCGCCACACCCGGGAACCCCGCGGGGGGAATGAGCCCGTCGTGGGGAGGCAACAAGTTCACAGCGGGTCCTGCGTCGCCGCCTACGGCGAATGGTGTCAACAGCGGTGAGGAGGTCGGCGTCAGGTTCGCGTATCTCGGCGGAATGGACTTCGCGACATTGACCACGGCCCTGGTGACCGATCCGTCGCTCTTCCGAGTCGCGATGCACATTCAGAGCGTCGGCTTTGACGCCCAAAGCGTCTGGGGCATCACCGTTCCCGCGCCGGGAGCCCTGGCGCTTCTTGGAGCTGCGGGCGGGCTGTCACTCCGACGGCGCCGTGCTTGA